One region of Oncorhynchus nerka isolate Pitt River linkage group LG22, Oner_Uvic_2.0, whole genome shotgun sequence genomic DNA includes:
- the LOC115105144 gene encoding uncharacterized protein LOC115105144, which produces MYRSHVSPYGQGSMERHHHHVVLHGVCIALAMLSQVASETFHVLASGTNSGGLFMTTSDNVSESFPLEVTMDCWADNTWFMLWLWSSAWLIHSLFTVFQRNVFGPVSCNPEIHPPSFYLIWTMINVAKITWLFLWDRHDLLPSLFFKWVMPIHSFQMLYVSYRNLHNHRTWLAINNPKEPWWTRYLTQNGLAVFGWWTLLEALVSLGVVLRYQAGLPDPLVSSMVLTLLLLGMLIWFVFESFIFSKYIRYTFTVYPVLIVGLGAMFTRSYRVHDLAPNTVYCGFLMLAATILNCIRLIAACFYPDDTSSYLTKEPNRKPDFCKTVCQPMGKDSTMASQTAFVNPVFCNNLDN; this is translated from the exons ATGTACCGCTCCCATGTGTCTCCGTATGGCCAGGGCAGTATGGAGAGACATCATCACCATGTGGTCCTACACGGTGTGTGTATCGCTCTGGCCATGCTTAGCCAGGTGGCTTCCGAGACCTTCCATGTTCTAGCATCAGGGACCAACTCTGGCG GTCTGTTTATGACCACATCGGATAATGTCTCGGAGTCCTTTCCTCTGGAGGTGACCATGGACTGCTGGGCAGACAACACCTGGTTCATGCTTTGGCTCTGGAGCAGTGCTTGGCTCATACACTCTCTTTTTACTGTGTTCCAGAg GAATGTGTTTGGTCCAGTCTCCTGCAACCCTGAGATTCACCCTCCGTCATTCTATCTGATCTGGACTATGATCAACGTGGCAAAGATCACCTGGCTGTTTCTCTGGGACAGGCA TGACCTTCTACCATCCCTGTTTTTTAAATGGGTTATGCCAATTCACAGCTTCCAAATGCTGTATGTGTCCTACCGAAACCTGCACAATCACAGAACCTGGCTGGCCATCAATAACCCTAAAGAACCCTGGTGGACCCGCTATCTG ACCCAGAACGGACTGGCTGTATTTGGCTGGTGGACTCTTCTGGAGGCCCTGGTCAGTCTGGGAGTTGTGCTGAGGTACCAGGCTGGGCTACCCGATCCTCTGGTCAGCTCAATGGTGCTCACTCTACTTCTCCTGGGGATGCTCATCTG GTTTGTCTTTGAGAGCTTCATATTCTCCAAGTACATCCGCTACACGTTTACTGTCTACCCTGTGTTGATTGTGGGCCTGGGAGCCATGTTCACCAGAAGCTATCGTGTCCATGACCTTGCTCCTAACACAGTCTACTGTG GCTTCCTTATGCTCGCGGCAACTATCCTGAACTGTATCCGTTTGATCGCTGCATGCTTTTACCCAGATGACACCTccagctatttgaccaaggagccCAACCGTAAACCTGACTTCTGCAAGACTGTATGCCAACCGATGGGGAA
- the LOC115105145 gene encoding uncharacterized protein LOC115105145 isoform X1 has product MGECISVRVLLMFLALISYLIALTFNILALFGPWTGAFMQTTQYVLSKSTTHLTPDRWVLFLWDVLNVWLIGMFIYLIHNLRRREAYTWMYTTPAVLPYGFYLSWIVNSILNMAWLFLYDKEKMVPTLLITALQAISNCVIIMFSCYGLVVYGAWLHKYHNNDLWLIRILVQNGVALYATWWAVATFLHLTVVLDHQTPIPKTDAAIMVLVLLQLGLIGWFVIENWYLDKHVRYILTVYPVVILVLAASVANPATPGTHIDIMSAVILAITSVIFIVRIVMVLWKHNNKPFYGEEELMSPVDIARTQKLIFM; this is encoded by the exons ATGGGAGAGTGCATTTCAGTCCGTGTTTTGCTGATGTTTCTGGCCCTAATCAGCTATCTAATTGCACTGACATTCAACATATTGGCTCTATTTGGGCCCTGGACAG GTGCGTTTATGCAAACCACACAGTATGTGCTGAGCAAGTCCACAACGCACCTAACCCCGGATAGATGGGTACTCTTTCTATGGGACGTCCTTAACGTCTGGTTGATCGGCATGTTCATCTATCTGATACACAATCTCCGTAGAAG GGAAGCCTATACATGGATGTACACCACTCCTGCTGTCCTGCCCTACGGATTCTACTTGTCCTGGATCGTGAATAGCATTTTGAATATGGCATGGTTATTTCTGTACGACAAAGA AAAGATGGTGCCAACGCTGCTGATCACAGCACTACAGGCCATCTCCAACTGCGTGATTATCATGTTCTCCTGCTACGGACTGGTCGTCTATGGAGCGTGGCTCCATAAATATCACAACAATGATCTCTGGCTCATTCGAATACTG GTGCAAAACGGAGTGGCATTGTATGCAACATGGTGGGCTGTGGCTACCTTTTTACACTTGACCGTTGTTTTAGACCATCAAACCCCAATACCCAAGACAGATGCTGCCATAATGGTACTAGTGCTGCTCCAATTGGGACTCATAGGATG GTTTGTCATAGAGAACTGGTACCTGGATAAGCACGTGCGCTACATCCTCACAGTGTACCCTGTGGTGATCCTGGTGTTGGCCGCGAGTGTGGCCAATCCAGCCACGCCCGGTACCCACATAGACATCATGTCTG CTGTCATATTGGCCATAACTAGTGTCATATTCATTGTACGCATTGTCATGGTGTTATGGAAGCACAACAACAAACCGTTTTATGGAGAAGAGGAGCTCATGTCTCCAGTGGACATCGCCAGAACACAGAAGCTCATCTTTATGTAG
- the LOC115105145 gene encoding uncharacterized protein LOC115105145 isoform X2: MGECISVRVLLMFLALISYLIALTFNILALFGPWTGAFMQTTQYVLSKSTTHLTPDRWVLFLWDVLNVWLIGMFIYLIHNLRRREAYTWMYTTPAVLPYGFYLSWIVNSILNMAWLFLYDKEFCVCHRKMVPTLLITALQAISNCVIIMFSCYGLVVYGAWLHKYHNNDLWLIRILVQNGVALYATWWAVATFLHLTVVLDHQTPIPKTDAAIMVLVLLQLGLIGWFVIENWYLDKHVRYILTVYPVVILVLAASVANPATPGTHIDIMSAVILAITSVIFIVRIVMVLWKHNNKPFYGEEELMSPVDIARTQKLIFM, translated from the exons ATGGGAGAGTGCATTTCAGTCCGTGTTTTGCTGATGTTTCTGGCCCTAATCAGCTATCTAATTGCACTGACATTCAACATATTGGCTCTATTTGGGCCCTGGACAG GTGCGTTTATGCAAACCACACAGTATGTGCTGAGCAAGTCCACAACGCACCTAACCCCGGATAGATGGGTACTCTTTCTATGGGACGTCCTTAACGTCTGGTTGATCGGCATGTTCATCTATCTGATACACAATCTCCGTAGAAG GGAAGCCTATACATGGATGTACACCACTCCTGCTGTCCTGCCCTACGGATTCTACTTGTCCTGGATCGTGAATAGCATTTTGAATATGGCATGGTTATTTCTGTACGACAAAGA ATTCTGTGTTTGTCATAGAAAGATGGTGCCAACGCTGCTGATCACAGCACTACAGGCCATCTCCAACTGCGTGATTATCATGTTCTCCTGCTACGGACTGGTCGTCTATGGAGCGTGGCTCCATAAATATCACAACAATGATCTCTGGCTCATTCGAATACTG GTGCAAAACGGAGTGGCATTGTATGCAACATGGTGGGCTGTGGCTACCTTTTTACACTTGACCGTTGTTTTAGACCATCAAACCCCAATACCCAAGACAGATGCTGCCATAATGGTACTAGTGCTGCTCCAATTGGGACTCATAGGATG GTTTGTCATAGAGAACTGGTACCTGGATAAGCACGTGCGCTACATCCTCACAGTGTACCCTGTGGTGATCCTGGTGTTGGCCGCGAGTGTGGCCAATCCAGCCACGCCCGGTACCCACATAGACATCATGTCTG CTGTCATATTGGCCATAACTAGTGTCATATTCATTGTACGCATTGTCATGGTGTTATGGAAGCACAACAACAAACCGTTTTATGGAGAAGAGGAGCTCATGTCTCCAGTGGACATCGCCAGAACACAGAAGCTCATCTTTATGTAG